The DNA region TGCAGCAGTAAAGTTGAAACAATTGAATCGAGAGAGTTATCATGAGGGCGACCAGTAGCTTTATTGTAGTGAAAATACCAATTTACAGGTATTAACTCAGAAATATTAATATATTGGTCAAGAAGCTCAAGTAAGTGAGGTTTTTGAACAACAAATTTATTAAAATCATCAATAAAATCAGAAAAATGAAGTTGTGTTATCATGCAGGATCTCCTTTCACTTTGGTATGAATTTCAATATTTGGGATAATATACAATTCAACAAAAGTGGAGGAAAATCCTGCTGATATATAAGGTGAAACCCTTTAAAATCAATAATTTTGGGGTTTTACAAAAGGCTAAAAAAGTTAATTGATAAGGAGGGATATTTTGAAAGTAGAAGATATCATTAAAATAATTGAAGCATTAGGTAAAACAGAACTGACAGAATTTTACCTAGAAAGTCACGATTTTGTCCTTAAAATGGGTAAAGGAACTACTAATAATTATGGACAGGTGGAAAAAGCAGAAAAAAGACAGCCCCTTGAGGCTGTAAATAAAAAAGAACTGTTTTTAGAAGAAATTAATGATAAAAATAAAATGGGAGAGAACCTGAAAGAAAATATTCTTAAAGAAAATGTTAAAGAAAATCTTGTGAAAATCACTTCACCAATGGTAGGTACTTTTTATAAAGCACCTTCCCCTGACTCCCCTCCCTTTGTTCAAGAAGGGGATACCGTTAAAAAAGGGGATACTTTGTGTATTATAGAAGCTATGAAATTGATGAATGAAATTGAATCAACGGAAAATGGTAGGATAGTAAAAGTATTGGTGGAAAATGGTGAACTTGTGGAATACGGTCAAACCCTATTTCTAATAGAACCGGTTTAAGGGGGAATTTTTAATGTTTAAAAAAATTCTCATAGCAAATAGAGGAGAAATAGCTGTAAGAATAATTCGGGCTTGTAAAGAATTAGGGATTGGGACAGTGGCAGTTTACAGTGTTCCGGATAAAGGTTCTTTACACGTAGCATTAGCCGATGAAGCTATCTGTATTGGTCCTGCCAACCCAAAAGAGAGCTATCTGAATATGCAAAACTTAATTACCGCTGCCAAAGCTACCATGGCAGATGCCATTCATCCTGGCTATGGTTTTTTAGCAGAAAACCCTGCTTTTGCAGAGCTCTGTGCCCAATGTAATATTACTTTCATTGGACCAAATCCTGACTCTATAGAACAAATGGGTCAAAAGGCAGTTGCTAGGGAAAAAATGATTAAAGCCCAAGTTCCAGTGGTTCCAGGAAGTTCTGGGATAGTAGAAGATATAGAAGAAGGGATAAAGATAGCAAAGGAAATTGGCTTTCCTGTTCTAATTAAAGCTACTGCCGGTGGTGGTGGTAAAGGAATGAGGGTTGTTCAAAATCTAGAAGAAATGGAAAAAGCCATGGAATTAGCCAAACAGGAAGCTTTAAATGCCTTTGGAAACAGTGGAGTATATATAGAGAAGTTTATCGAAAAACCTAGACATATAGAAATTCAAATTTTGGCAGATAAACATGGCAATATAGTTCATTTAGGAGAAAGGGAATGTTCTATCCAGCGCCGTCATCAAAAGTTGATAGAAGAAGCACCTTCACCTATTATAGATGCAAATTTAAGGGAGAAAATTGGAAAGACAGCAGTAAAAGCGGCAAAAGCTGTTAATTATGACAGTGTGGGAACCATTGAATTCTTGTTAGATAGCAATAATAATTTTTATTTTATGGAAATGAATACTAGAATTCAGGTGGAACACCCAGTTACTGAAATGATTACAGGAATAGATTTAATTAAGGAACAAATTAAAGTAGCTTACGGTTTACCTTTAAGTTTTACCCAAGATGATATAAAATTTACTGGTTGGTCTATAGAATGTAGGATCAATGCTGAAGATGTAAGTAAAAATTTTATGCCAACTCCAGGTAAAATAGAAAGGCTAATTATTCCCGGAGGTTATGGTGTAAGGATAGACTCCTTTGTTTATCAAGGGTACTCTATTTTGCCCTTTTATGATTCTATGGTAGGTAAAATAATTGTTTGGGCTCCTAATAGAGTAGAAGCTATTAAAAAAATGGATAGGGTGTTAAATGAATTTGTCATTGAAGGGGTTTCTACAACTATTCCCTTAGCCATAGAAATACTAAATCACCCTAAATTTGTCCAAGGAGATTACAACACTAAATTTTTAGAAGAAGAAATCCTATAAAAAGGGGGGTAATAAATGCTTTTTAAAAAGACCAAATACATTGCTGTAGATAGGGTTAAAACTGGAGAAGCAGCCAATGACGTTCCTAAAGGAATAGTAATTAAATGCCCCCAATGTCAACAAGTTTTGTTTCAACGGGAATTAATGGATAATCTTAAGGTTTGTAATAAATGTAACCATCACTTTCCCTTAACAGCTAAAGAAAGAATAGATTTAATAGTTGATCACGGAACCTTTGAAGAATGGGATAGGGAAATGGAGAGTAAAGATCCCTTAAACTTCCCAGAATACAAAGATAAACTAGAGAAAAGTAAAGCAACTACTAATCTTAAAGAAGCTGTAGTTACAGGGGTAGGAAAAATAAATGGTCAAAGGGCAGCTTTAGCCATTTTAGATGGCAGTTTTATGCTAGGGAGTATGGGTTCAGTTGTAGGGGAAAAGGTTACCCGGGCGATGGAGCGGGCCATCAATCAAAAAATTCCCATGATAGCTTTTACCGCTTCAGGTGGTGCCAGAATGCAAGAAAGTATTCTTTCCCTTTTCCAGATGGCTAAAACCAGTGCAGCCGTAAAAAAAATGGATGATGAAGGGATTTTATACATTACTGTTTTAACTGACCCAACCACCGGTGGTGTGACGGCAAGTTTTGCTTCCTTAGGTGATATTATTTTAGCAGAACCAAATGCTTTAATTGCCTTTGCTGGCCCTAGGGTAATAGAGCAGACTATTAGACAAAAATTGCCGGAAGGTTTTCAAAGGGCAGAATTTCTACTGGAACGGGGCTTTATCGATAAAGTTGTCACTAGACGGGAACTTAAAGAAACTATTAGTAAAATCATCTACCTCCATTCACTGAAGGGAGTGGGTAAAAAATGGTAGATAATTTAGAACAGCAATTAAATGAGTTAGAAAAACGGATCAAGGATTTAAAGGAATTTGCTTTATTACAAAATATCGATTTAAATAACGAAATAGAGCTTTTAGAAAAAAAGGCCTTTACTATTAAACAAGAACTTTATAGAAACTTGACACCTTGGCAAAAGGTACAAATTGCCCGGCATAATCAAAGGCCTACAACTTTACAATATATTAAAGGAATATTTCAAGATTTTATCCAGTTACATGGTGATAGATACTTTAAAGATGATCCCGCTATCGTTGGAGGGATCGCCCGCTTAGGGGATACTCCTGTCACCGTCATAGGTCATCAAAAGGGAAAGGATACAAAGGAAAACATCTACCGGAATTTTGGTATGCCCCATCCAGAAGGCTACCGAAAAGCTTTGCGTTTAATGAAACAGGGGGAAAAGTTTAAAAGACCCATTATCACCTTTATTGATACTCCCGGTGCCTATCCAGGCTTGGGGGCAGAAGAGCGGGGACAGGGAGAAGCCATTGCTAAAAATTTAATGGAAATGTCAGGTTTAAAAGTTCCCATTATCGTCATTGTAACCGGTGAAGGTGGCAGTGGTGGTGCCTTAGCATTAGGGGTAGGGGACTCTATTTTGATGATGGCTAATTCCGTGTATTCTGTTATTTCCCCTGAAGGTTGTGCCGCAATTTTGTGGAAAGATGCTACAAGGGCAAAGGAAGCGGCAGATGCTTTAAAGTTAACGGCAGATGACCTTTACCGCTTAAAAATTATCGATGAAATTATCCCAGAACCTCAGGGAGGGGCCCATAAGGATATCGAGAAAACTATGGCGGCGGTAAAAGAGGGGATAGAACGACACCTAGACATTTTATCAGGGTTCACCCCCGATGAATTAGTAAAAAGGAGATATCAAAGATTGCGAAAAATTGGTGAATACCTAGAGTAAAAGGACCGACTAAATGTTGGTCCTTTTATCTATTTAGTAGATGAGGAGTTAGCTATAAAAAATATGAATAGATTTGGAAAGGGTTGGCTATGCTAAATTATGAAAAATCTACTTATGAGGTGAAAGATCCATGGCAAAAGAAAGGGAACAATGGGGATCAAAACTAGGTTTTATTCTAGCAGCCGCTGGTAGTGCCATTGGTTTGGGCAATATATGGCGTTTTCCCACAGTTGTTGGTCAAAGTGGAGGAGGAATTTTTATATTAATTTATTTGATAATTATCTTTTTAATTGGTATCCCGTTAATGATTTGTGAGCTAACTATAGGTAGGAGGGGGAAAAGCAATATTGTTAGAGCTTTTAAAGGGATAAAACCTGGTAGTCCCTGGTGGATAATTGGAGCATTAGGGGTAGCTGCCGGTTTTATCATATTATCTTTTTACTCTGTAATAGCTGGTTGGTCAGTAGCTTATATATTTAAGTTTTTAAGTGGGGGATTAAATAATTTAGGTGTCAGGGATTCAGGGGAAGTTTTTGGTAGTTTTGTAGCTTCACCAATTGAACCATTAATCTGGCATGGAATATTTATGGCAATGACCATTGGTATTGTTATTTTTGGCATAGATAAGGGGATTGAAAAGGCTAGTAAAATTATGATGCCGATACTTTTTGTATTACTACTACTATTAGCTTTAAGAAGTATTACCCTACCGGGAGCATTTGAAGGTTTGAAATGGTATCTAACCCCTAATTTAAAGGCAATTAATATTAAAATTATTTTAGGGGCATTAGGACAGGTGTTTTTTAGTTTGAGTCTAGGGATGGGTGCTATGATGACCTATGGAAGTTATTTAACAGATGATAATGATATACCTAACTCCGCTATGTTGATATCTTTAGCAGATTTAAGTATTGCTGTATTGGCAGGATTTATTATTATCCCAGCAGTTTTTGCCTTTGACTATGAACCTAATGCCGGCCCTTCATTAATTTTCATCACATTACCAGCAGTTTTTGCTTTCCTTCCTTTAGGCAATATTTTTGGAGGATTATTCTTCAGCCTTCTAACTATTGCTGCCTTAACTTCTGCTATTTCACTTTTGGAGGTACCTGTAGCATATTTTATAGAAGAATTTAAGTGGTCTAGAAAGGAAGCTTCAATTATACTGGGGTCTGTGATATTTATCTTAGGTATCCCTTCTTCATTATCTATGGGAATTTTAGGGCAGACCCTCATTTTCGGCAAAGGATTTTTAGATTTTATGGATTTCTTCTCATCTAATTTAATCTTACCAATAGGGGGACTTTTAACAGCATTATTCGTAGGTTGGGTATGGGGAGATAGGGGAATATTTAATGAATTAGAAAAAGGAAGGGTTACTTTCACATTGAAAAATATCTGGTTTAGTATAGTAAAATACCTCTTACCTATAGTACTTTTTTATATTTTAATCACAGGTCTAATTTAAAAAAAGGAATATTTCTTTTTTTGTCTAAATATAAAAGTAAAAAAGGGAGGGGATTTAATGAACATTTATGACAAAGCCTATGAATTAGCTAAAAGTTTGAAAGAACTGCCAGAGTATAAAGAATACCAACGTTTAGCAGAAATTATTAAAAAAGATTCCAATACTTTAGAGATTTTACTAGATTTTAGAAAAAAGAATTATGAAATTCAAAAAATGCAGTTAGCAGGGAAAACAGTTGATCCTAAAAAAATAGAAGAAGGGAAAAAATTATATGAGATTATAAAATTAAATAAATATGCAAATGATTTTTTGGCAATGGAATATCGCTTAGGGAAAATAATTTTAGATCTCCAAAGGATATTAGGGGAAAGTATAAAAATGGAGTTTCCCGTTGAAGATATAACACATTAATGATAGATCATTAACTTGTTTTAAAAAAGTCTTCCTATAACTATTATGGGAAGACTTTTTCTATGTAAATTCTTGTCGAAAAAAATCGAAAAAAGGGATTTTAGGGCAAAAAATAGAGGAAAATAAAGATATAGAGAGATAAATTGGGTAAATGGACAATATGGGAGTTTGAGAGGAAAAAAAAAGTTAGATATAATATAATTGTAATTAGGACAAGCTCTTATAGATAAGCCTTCTCCTATAACCTTCCAGATTCCCCCCTCGTATCTGGAAGGTTTTTTCTTTTTTATGAATAATATCCCCAAAAAAGGTGATTATAACTGTAGGTGACTAACCTAATTTTGTTTTAGATAACTTGGAGGTGATATAGTGACTTATTTTATTAATCACGATTGTATTTCTTGTGGTGCTTGTGAACCAGAATGTCCAGTAGATGCTATAAGTGAAGGTGAAGACAAGTTTGTCATTGATGCTGCTAAATGTATTGATTGTGGAGCTTGTGCAGATGTTTGCCCTGTAGATGCTCCTAAACCAGCAGATGAAGCTGAATAGAATTTAATTATAAATAAAAGCTGGTGTTAAAACACTAGCTTTTATTTATAATTTCCCTTGACTTTTAATGAATGAAAAATTATACTAACTATTGTATATGTGATTAAACAAAAATTAAGAGGGTGGTAAAATGGAAAGACTTACCGACAGGGAAGAACAAATTTTAAGGGTTTTAATGAATGAGCCCATGTTATCACAAGATGAATTGGCGGAAAGGTTGGATGTATCTCGGTCTGCAGTCGCTGTACACATCTCTAACTTAATTAAAAAAGGATACATTTTAGGTAGGGGATATGTGTTTAATGAAGAAAAAAAAGTTGTAGTTGTAGGGGGAGCTAATTTTGATTTAATTGGTAAAGGGAATAATAACTTAAAGTATAAAACATCTAACCCCGGTAAAGTAATGAAAACAGTAGGGGGAGTAGGAAGGAATATTGCTGAAAACTTAGGGAAATTAAAAATACCAACAACTTTACTAACTGCTGTTGGAAAAGATGGTTTAGGGGATAGTATTTTAAAAAGAACAAAAGAATCAGGGGTAGATGTCAGTTTGGTTTTAAAAACTGATAAATACCCGTCAGGTACATACATAGCCATACTAGATGAAAACAATGATTTAGCTTTAGCTTTAGCAGATATGGATATAGTGGAGTTAGTTGATAGAAACTATATTAAAGAGCGACTTTATGCTTTGAAAACTGCTAATATAATAGTATGTGATACTAATGTTCCGGTAGATACAATAGAAGTATTAGCTGATTACTGTAAAAATACCGAAACATTATTTGTAGTAGAACCGGTTTCAGTTGAAAAGGCACAAAAAGTGAAAGGACTCCTTTCTTCTATTGATATTTTCACACCAAATAAAGAAGAAATGGAATCTCTCTGTGGTTTTCCGTTAAATTCACTAAATGATTATCAAAAAGCAGGTAACTTTGCTTTGGAAAAGGGAATTAAAATTTTATTATTAAAACTAGGAGCAAAAGGTTTATATATCCATAGTGAAGGTTATCAAAATATCTTCCCTTCCATAGCCTCAAATATCGTTGATGTCACTGGAGCGGGAGATAGTTTGGTAGCAGGTTTTATAGCTTCATATTTTGAAGGTCACCCTTTAGAGAAGTGTTGTCAATATGCTTTAGCGGTTGCAGCCTATACATTAGAGTTTAATGATACAGTAGCCTATGATTTAAGTTGGGCAAAAATACAGACAATATTGGGGGAATAGAAAATGAAATTATCATTTAGTCTAGAAGTAAAAAAAGCTTTAGAGGAAAAGAAGCCTGTGGTAGCATTAGAAAGTACAATAATATCCCACGGCATGCCTTATCCTAAAAATTATCAAACAGCTTTAGAAGTTGAAAGGATAGTTAGGGAAAATGGGGCTATTCCAGCTACAATAGCAATTATTGGTGGTACTATCAAGGTGGGTTTATCCCAGGAAGAAATAGATTATTTAGCTAAAACACCGGGAGTTTACAAAGTAAGTAGGAGGGACTTACCCTTTATCGTAGCAACAGGTAAAGATGGTGCCACTACAGTATCAGGTACTATGATTGTAGCTGCTATGGCAGGGATAAAAGTTTTTGCAACAGGGGGTATAGGAGGTGTCCATATAGAAGGGGAAAACACCATGGACATTTCCGCTGATTTAACAGAATTAGGGCAAACAGATGTGGCAGTAGTTTGTGCAGGGGTAAAATCTATTTTAGATATCGGTAGAACTTTAGAGTACTTAGAAACTTTAGGAGTTCCTGTTATCACCTATAAATCCAGGGAATTTCCCGCCTTTTTCAGTTCAAAAAGTGGTTTTCCTTCTCCTTTATCTACTGATAAAGTTGAAGATATTGCTAATACCATCAAAACTAAATATACTTTAGGGTTAAAAGGTGGGGTAGTTATAGCAAATCCTATCCCTGAAGAATTTGATTTTGATGGAGAAATTATTGGAAAGGCAATTAGAGATGCTTTAAAAGAATGTAAAGAAAAGAATATTAGAGGGAAAGAGGTAACACCTTTCTTACTCCAAAAAATTGTAGATATAACAGGGGGAAAAAGCTTACAATCTAACATTGCCTTAGTGAAAAATAATGCTAAGTTGGCAGCGGACATAGCAAAACTGCTTTAGTGACAGGAGGTCAGTATAATGGAAAATATCTTCCAAAAGGAAGTTATAACAGAGGGGATTAATCTTTATTTATATCAAACAAAAAAGTATAAAACAGTGTCTTTCCGAGTTTTTCTTTACAATAAAGCCGATGAAGATATCACAAAAACTGCATTAATTCCCTTTGTTTTAGCTAGGGGAACGGAAAATTATCGGGATAATCTAACGATCAGAAAGAATTTAGCAAACCTTTATGGTGCCCAGCTAGCCAGTGGTGTTACAAGGCGAGGTGATGCAATTTTATTAGATTTTAGGTTAGAAATGGTCAGCCCTAAATTTGTTAAAGAAAAAAACTATTTAGCTAAGGGATTAGATATTTTAAAAGAAGTAATTTTTAATCCCTTTACAATAGATGAAGGATTTAATCCCCTATATGTTGATGGGGAAAAGGAAAATATAAAAAATAGGATATTAGCTGTATTAAATGATAAAGGGAGATATGCCTTTGAACGGGCAATCCAGTTGATGTGCCCAAATGACCCTTATCGCTTTTTTAAATATGGTAAATTAGAAGATTTACCCCAAATAACCCCCCAAAACCTTTATGGAAAATATAAAGAAATTGTGGAAAATTGTCCTATAGATGTTTTTGTAGTTGGAGATTTTGAAAAAGAAGAGATAATTAAAATTATTAAAGGGAAATTTAATTATCCCAGAAAAGAATTAAAAGTGTTAGCTAAGCCTAAAAGGGTAGAGTTTTTAGGATATAAAGAAGAAGTAGAGGAAATGGAAGTTAACCAAGGCAAATTAGTAATGGGTTTAAAAACTCCTATAACACTGGAACATCCTCTATACCCAGCTCTACTGATGTACAATGGCATATTAGGGGCTTATCCCCATTCAAAATTGTTTAAAAATGTCAGGGAAAATGCCAGCTTAGCTTATTACACAGGTTCTAACTTAGAAGGTTTAAAAGGTTTAGTATTTATCTTTGCAGGTATTGAAGCTAAAACATTCCAGCAAACTATCGGAATAATTAAAGAACAGTTAGAGGATCTGAAAAAGGGCAATATATCTGAGAAAGAATTCCAGTATACATATCTAAGTTTAGAAAGCAGTTTATTGGAGACCTATGATGAAGTTGGAGGTCAGATAGGGTACTTTGTAGATGGAAATTTAGTAGGTAAAAAAATGACTATACCCGATTTAATAGAAAGCTTAAAGAAGGTAAATATAGAAGATGTGGTGGAAGTGGCAAAAAGTGTAGAACTAGAATTGATTTATTTCCTTAAAGGAAAGGGTGGTGAATAAAATGGCTATTGAAACCTTTGAATTTAAAGAGGTAGGGGAAAAAGGATATAGGTGGGAGCTGGATAATGGTTTAACAGTATTTTATCTTCCTAAACCTAACTTTAAAAAAACCTTTGGGGTTTTTGCTGCTAATTATGGGGCAGTGGACTTTGCAGTAGAAAATTATAATTTTCCACCAGGAATAGCCCATTTTTTAGAACATAAATTATTTGAAGAACCCCATGGTAATATCGAAGAGGAATTTGCTAAATTAGGGGTTAATGTTAACGCCTTTACTACCCATATCCACACTTGCTACTTCTTTTCTGCTACAGGTAATTTTTATACTGCCCTTGAACTATTGTTAAACTTTGTTCAAGCTCCCCATTTTACAGAGGAAAATGTCAAGAAAGAACAAGGGATTATTGCCCAAGAAATAGAAATGTATCGGGATGATCCTAATTGGGTTGTTTACTTAAATCTCCTAAAAGCCCTTTACCCTAATCATCCAGTAAGTAAAGATATAGCCGGTACCATTGAAGATATTATGAAAATAACTCCACAAATCCTTTACCAATGTTATAACAGGTTTTATAATCCCCATAATATGGTGTTGTTGGTGGCGGGGGATTTAGATTTACTTAAATTAAGGGAATTTATTGAAGAAAATCAAAAGGGTAAAAAGTTTGGTGAAAAGTATAAATATATCAGAAACATATCCTATGACCCTTTTATCCCAAATAAAAAATTAGTCGAAGAAAAAATGGAAGTAGCTAGACCTATTCTTTGCATGGGATTTAAAGATAAAGATGTTGGGCAAAAGGGTAAAGAACTGTTTAAAAAAGAAATAGCAACTTTGTTGTTAATGGAAACTATTTTAGGTAGAGGCTCTAAACTATATAACAATTTATACGATGAAGGGATAATAGACAGTAGTTTTGGTGTGGAATACACAGCTGAAGATGGGTTCGGACACACTATTTTATCTTTAGAAACCGATGATCCTTTGGGATTTGTGGAAAGATTAGAATTAGAAATAAACAAAATTAAAGAACAGGGACTAGATAAAGAAGAATTTATATTAAATAAAAGGAAATTAGAAGGTTTAAATTTGATGGAATTAAATTCTATGGAAAATGTCGTGTTAGGTTTTATGGGTGATTATTTTAGAGATTGTAATTATTTTGACAGGGTACAGGTAATCAGGGAAGTTACCTTTGAAGATGTTCAACAAAGGCTTTATGAGCATTTTGATTTTAAAATGAGTGCTATTTCTATTATTAACAATAGTATCTTGACAAAGAAAAGGTAAATATGATAATATAGCTTTTGTAAGAGGAGAGCCGAAGTGGCGGAATTGGCAGACGCACTTGACTCAAAATCAAGGGGCCTCAAACCGTGCCGGTTCGAGTCCGGCCTTCGGCACCATTTTATTCAATCTACAGAAAGTTTAAGGGCTTGCAGTTGCAAACCCTTTTTTGTTATTTACCATGTATGTTGGCAATCTTTACATATATATTCTTTTTCTAAACTTCCTCGGAAATAGAATCCGAAAATTCCATGGACATTTTCTTTTGCTTCAAGTTTTTCTATTGAGGTGCTATTACATTTAGGGCAGTGGATGTTATTATCAGTTTTAACTTCCATAAAAATCCCCCCTTAATAATTTTTGTATATATATTATATATAAAAATTTAGAAAATTAAAACATGGATTTTTTAATATTTATAAATTGCCTTTATGGGAGGTTTTTTAGTGGAACCTTTATTAGAGAAAAAAATAGTTGAAGGCCTTAAAAAAAGGGAACTCTCCAGTTTTGAAGAGTTTATCAAAGCTTATCAAAGGGATATTTATAATATCGCCCTTAGATTTTTAAATAATGAACAGGATGCCTTAGATGTCACCCAAGAAATTTTTATAAAGGTATTGAAGAAAATAGATTCTTTTCAAGGTAATAGTAAACTTTCCACATGGCTATATAGGATAACCATCAATACTTGCAAGGATTATATAAAAAAACACTATAAACATAACAATATATATATAGATAAAGGAATTGATGGGGAAGAAGGGGAAATATTTTATCAACTACCCAGTGAACAAGGAGAACCTTCTTTAGTTTTAGAAGATAAATTAAAGAAAGAGGTCTTATATAAAAGTATCGAAATATTGGAACCTGATTATAAAGAGGTAATAATTTTAAGATATATTAATCAATTATCTTATGGAGAGATCGGAGAAATTTTAAATATTCCTGAAGGAACTGTAAAATCCAGATTATATCGTGGAAGATTAAATTTAGCAAAACTTTTAAAAGAAAGGGAACTTTTATAACTAAACTTTCGTCTAAAATTTAAAGGTGGTGATTACCATGGAATATAAAGAGTGGGAAGAGTTGAAAAAAGTTGATACACTTTTAAAAAATATAGAAAAATCAGAGGTTCCTTCAGATTTAACGGAAAGAATAATAAAGATGGCAAAAGATCAAGGACTTATCCATAAATCTAACAAAAGGACTTTCTCAAAGTTTATATCTCCAATATCAACATTTTCAAAAATCTCCCTAACTGTTGCTTGTATATTATATCTAATATTATCTATAAATTTTATAAGTTTAAATTATTGGAAAGCTACAACCTTTGAAAAATCAGGGGAATATGAAATTACCAGAAGTAATTTGGCTACTGAAGGAGTAGAAGATTATTCTAAGGATTATTCTAAGATAGAATCTGAAGGGATAAATACCCAAACTATTCTTTTTCTAGTAGCTTTGGGGCTTTCTACACCTTTTATAGTAGAAGTAATAAAGCTAAAGAAAAACCTTTAAAAGTTCACTCCTTTTAAAGGTTTTCTTTTATTTTTGGTGTATAATATGTATATATATAGCTTAGATTTAAGGAGAGTGAAAGGGATGAAAAAAGCAGTAATAATTGATGGCAATAGTTTAATATATAGGGCATTTTTTGCCTTGCCATTATTGCAAACATCTAAAGGTGAATATACCAATGGTCTTTATGGTTTTACAACTATGTTGTTTAAAGTTATAGAAGAGGAAAAACCTGATTATATTGCTGTGGCTTTAGATAAAGGTAAAAAAATTTTTAGACATGAAACTTTTCCAGAATATAAAGGTCATCGTCCCAAAATGCCTGTAGAATTAATAGGACAATTTAAATTACTTAAAGAAATGTTAGAACTAATGAAAATTACCTACTTTGAATTAGATAACTTTGAAGCCGATGACATTATAGGGACCTTTGCCCAAAAAGCCAAAGGGCAAGGTTACCATA from Anaerobranca californiensis DSM 14826 includes:
- the accB gene encoding acetyl-CoA carboxylase biotin carboxyl carrier protein — protein: MKVEDIIKIIEALGKTELTEFYLESHDFVLKMGKGTTNNYGQVEKAEKRQPLEAVNKKELFLEEINDKNKMGENLKENILKENVKENLVKITSPMVGTFYKAPSPDSPPFVQEGDTVKKGDTLCIIEAMKLMNEIESTENGRIVKVLVENGELVEYGQTLFLIEPV
- the accC gene encoding acetyl-CoA carboxylase biotin carboxylase subunit codes for the protein MFKKILIANRGEIAVRIIRACKELGIGTVAVYSVPDKGSLHVALADEAICIGPANPKESYLNMQNLITAAKATMADAIHPGYGFLAENPAFAELCAQCNITFIGPNPDSIEQMGQKAVAREKMIKAQVPVVPGSSGIVEDIEEGIKIAKEIGFPVLIKATAGGGGKGMRVVQNLEEMEKAMELAKQEALNAFGNSGVYIEKFIEKPRHIEIQILADKHGNIVHLGERECSIQRRHQKLIEEAPSPIIDANLREKIGKTAVKAAKAVNYDSVGTIEFLLDSNNNFYFMEMNTRIQVEHPVTEMITGIDLIKEQIKVAYGLPLSFTQDDIKFTGWSIECRINAEDVSKNFMPTPGKIERLIIPGGYGVRIDSFVYQGYSILPFYDSMVGKIIVWAPNRVEAIKKMDRVLNEFVIEGVSTTIPLAIEILNHPKFVQGDYNTKFLEEEIL
- the accD gene encoding acetyl-CoA carboxylase, carboxyltransferase subunit beta, translating into MLFKKTKYIAVDRVKTGEAANDVPKGIVIKCPQCQQVLFQRELMDNLKVCNKCNHHFPLTAKERIDLIVDHGTFEEWDREMESKDPLNFPEYKDKLEKSKATTNLKEAVVTGVGKINGQRAALAILDGSFMLGSMGSVVGEKVTRAMERAINQKIPMIAFTASGGARMQESILSLFQMAKTSAAVKKMDDEGILYITVLTDPTTGGVTASFASLGDIILAEPNALIAFAGPRVIEQTIRQKLPEGFQRAEFLLERGFIDKVVTRRELKETISKIIYLHSLKGVGKKW
- a CDS encoding acetyl-CoA carboxylase carboxyltransferase subunit alpha codes for the protein MVDNLEQQLNELEKRIKDLKEFALLQNIDLNNEIELLEKKAFTIKQELYRNLTPWQKVQIARHNQRPTTLQYIKGIFQDFIQLHGDRYFKDDPAIVGGIARLGDTPVTVIGHQKGKDTKENIYRNFGMPHPEGYRKALRLMKQGEKFKRPIITFIDTPGAYPGLGAEERGQGEAIAKNLMEMSGLKVPIIVIVTGEGGSGGALALGVGDSILMMANSVYSVISPEGCAAILWKDATRAKEAADALKLTADDLYRLKIIDEIIPEPQGGAHKDIEKTMAAVKEGIERHLDILSGFTPDELVKRRYQRLRKIGEYLE
- a CDS encoding sodium-dependent transporter, yielding MAKEREQWGSKLGFILAAAGSAIGLGNIWRFPTVVGQSGGGIFILIYLIIIFLIGIPLMICELTIGRRGKSNIVRAFKGIKPGSPWWIIGALGVAAGFIILSFYSVIAGWSVAYIFKFLSGGLNNLGVRDSGEVFGSFVASPIEPLIWHGIFMAMTIGIVIFGIDKGIEKASKIMMPILFVLLLLLALRSITLPGAFEGLKWYLTPNLKAINIKIILGALGQVFFSLSLGMGAMMTYGSYLTDDNDIPNSAMLISLADLSIAVLAGFIIIPAVFAFDYEPNAGPSLIFITLPAVFAFLPLGNIFGGLFFSLLTIAALTSAISLLEVPVAYFIEEFKWSRKEASIILGSVIFILGIPSSLSMGILGQTLIFGKGFLDFMDFFSSNLILPIGGLLTALFVGWVWGDRGIFNELEKGRVTFTLKNIWFSIVKYLLPIVLFYILITGLI
- a CDS encoding YlbF family regulator, producing the protein MNIYDKAYELAKSLKELPEYKEYQRLAEIIKKDSNTLEILLDFRKKNYEIQKMQLAGKTVDPKKIEEGKKLYEIIKLNKYANDFLAMEYRLGKIILDLQRILGESIKMEFPVEDITH
- a CDS encoding indolepyruvate ferredoxin oxidoreductase subunit alpha; the encoded protein is MTYFINHDCISCGACEPECPVDAISEGEDKFVIDAAKCIDCGACADVCPVDAPKPADEAE
- a CDS encoding carbohydrate kinase, with product MERLTDREEQILRVLMNEPMLSQDELAERLDVSRSAVAVHISNLIKKGYILGRGYVFNEEKKVVVVGGANFDLIGKGNNNLKYKTSNPGKVMKTVGGVGRNIAENLGKLKIPTTLLTAVGKDGLGDSILKRTKESGVDVSLVLKTDKYPSGTYIAILDENNDLALALADMDIVELVDRNYIKERLYALKTANIIVCDTNVPVDTIEVLADYCKNTETLFVVEPVSVEKAQKVKGLLSSIDIFTPNKEEMESLCGFPLNSLNDYQKAGNFALEKGIKILLLKLGAKGLYIHSEGYQNIFPSIASNIVDVTGAGDSLVAGFIASYFEGHPLEKCCQYALAVAAYTLEFNDTVAYDLSWAKIQTILGE